From a region of the Thermosulfurimonas sp. F29 genome:
- a CDS encoding murein L,D-transpeptidase family protein, whose amino-acid sequence MIIVLFFCFNVVCFGNDYGRYVVVEKSRREVRLYEDGRMVGVFPCSLGLGAESPKRSRGDFATPEGLYFVREKHPSRKYYLFVELDYPALKDILRAHWEGRLSDPLFSQYLRAWSDGRIIRGPLGYAVGLHGGGLVRREGNKILRDWTHGCIALRNADMQRLYRFVRKGTPILIYNRKRPLVETLAEVVPLVFSPEGWQGRLSLSFPEMNLSLDILVTGRRDGLRTLEIAGTNLSDGRPLFYVRDLNGNGRLDPLDTLYSDLQGFPGGYPALQRFILDELPRKVLNLVQENRRGWRMVNGGHPARKGDAEPVRGTSPGRKTAGVRAHHGILP is encoded by the coding sequence ATGATTATTGTTTTATTTTTCTGTTTTAATGTGGTCTGTTTTGGAAATGACTATGGTCGATATGTGGTGGTGGAAAAAAGCCGGCGGGAGGTTAGGCTTTACGAGGACGGACGGATGGTAGGGGTTTTCCCCTGTTCGCTGGGGCTGGGAGCGGAAAGTCCCAAGCGCTCCCGGGGGGATTTCGCCACCCCGGAAGGGCTTTACTTTGTTCGGGAGAAGCATCCTTCCCGCAAATACTATCTTTTTGTGGAGCTGGATTATCCCGCTCTCAAGGACATCCTGCGGGCTCACTGGGAGGGGCGTCTTTCCGATCCCCTTTTTTCGCAGTACCTGCGGGCCTGGAGCGACGGGCGAATCATCAGGGGGCCGCTGGGTTATGCGGTGGGGCTTCACGGCGGTGGGCTCGTCCGGAGGGAGGGAAATAAGATCCTGCGGGACTGGACTCACGGCTGCATCGCTCTCCGCAACGCGGATATGCAACGCCTATATCGTTTCGTGAGGAAGGGTACCCCCATTCTTATTTACAACCGGAAGCGCCCGCTGGTGGAGACCCTGGCCGAGGTGGTGCCGCTCGTCTTCTCGCCGGAGGGCTGGCAGGGGCGTCTATCCCTTTCCTTTCCGGAGATGAACCTCTCCCTGGATATTCTCGTTACCGGCCGGAGGGACGGTTTGCGGACCCTGGAAATAGCGGGCACGAACCTCTCCGACGGACGCCCGCTTTTCTATGTCCGCGACCTCAACGGAAACGGGCGACTGGATCCCCTGGATACGCTCTATTCGGACCTGCAGGGTTTCCCCGGAGGATACCCCGCTCTGCAACGCTTCATCCTTGATGAGCTTCCCCGAAAGGTATTAAACTTGGTTCAGGAAAACCGTCGGGGCTGGAGAATGGTGAATGGAGGTCATCCGGCGCGTAAAGGAGATGCAGAGCCGGTCCGAGGAACTTCGCCGGGCCGGAAAACGGCTGGGGTTCGTGCCCACCATGGGATACTTCCATGA
- the panD gene encoding aspartate 1-decarboxylase, giving the protein MLRRFLKGKIHRVRVTGKELYYEGSLTLDPELLEAAGFSPFEAVWVYNLANGARFETYVIEGERGSGEVVLNGAAARQGEIGDEIIIVAYAWVPEEDLPNFRVRLVHVDENNRVREVREARPGVSG; this is encoded by the coding sequence GTGCTGCGTCGGTTTCTTAAAGGGAAGATCCATCGGGTTCGGGTTACCGGAAAGGAACTTTACTACGAGGGAAGTCTCACGCTGGATCCCGAGCTTCTCGAGGCCGCGGGGTTTTCTCCCTTCGAGGCGGTCTGGGTCTACAACCTGGCCAACGGGGCCCGGTTCGAGACCTATGTGATCGAGGGGGAACGGGGTTCCGGGGAGGTGGTGCTCAACGGCGCCGCGGCCCGGCAGGGCGAGATAGGCGACGAGATCATTATCGTGGCCTACGCCTGGGTCCCGGAGGAGGACCTTCCGAACTTTCGGGTGCGCCTGGTACATGTGGACGAGAATAACCGCGTGCGGGAGGTCCGGGAGGCCCGGCCCGGGGTCTCCGGTTAA
- the panC gene encoding pantoate--beta-alanine ligase: MEVIRRVKEMQSRSEELRRAGKRLGFVPTMGYFHEGHLALMRKARELADVVVVSVFVNPIQFGPQEDYGRYPRDPERDRRLAEAEGVDILFAPSVEEMYPPGFQTYVEVTELSKPLCGARRPGHFRGVTTVVLKLFNIVKPHLAVFGEKDYQQLRVIQRMVRDLNLEVEIVPHPTVREPDGLAMSSRNVYLRPEERESARSLFRALELARRRVAEGEREAARLRKELEEFISRHPYTRIDYIEFRDPETLEEKSRLEGRTLLALAVFVGKARLIDNIVLES, encoded by the coding sequence ATGGAGGTCATCCGGCGCGTAAAGGAGATGCAGAGCCGGTCCGAGGAACTTCGCCGGGCCGGAAAACGGCTGGGGTTCGTGCCCACCATGGGATACTTCCATGAGGGGCACCTGGCCCTCATGCGGAAGGCCCGGGAGCTGGCCGATGTGGTGGTGGTCTCCGTGTTCGTGAATCCCATCCAGTTCGGTCCCCAGGAGGACTACGGACGCTATCCGCGGGATCCGGAGCGGGATCGGCGCCTGGCGGAGGCCGAGGGGGTGGACATCCTCTTCGCACCCTCGGTGGAGGAGATGTATCCCCCGGGGTTTCAGACCTATGTGGAGGTCACCGAGCTCAGTAAACCCCTCTGCGGTGCCCGGCGTCCCGGGCACTTTCGCGGGGTGACCACGGTGGTGCTCAAGCTCTTCAACATCGTGAAGCCTCACCTGGCCGTTTTCGGGGAGAAGGACTACCAGCAACTCAGGGTCATCCAACGCATGGTGCGGGATCTGAACCTGGAGGTGGAGATCGTACCGCATCCCACGGTGCGCGAGCCGGATGGCCTGGCCATGAGTTCCCGGAATGTGTATCTCCGCCCGGAAGAGAGGGAATCGGCCCGGTCTCTTTTCCGGGCCCTGGAGCTGGCCCGGCGACGCGTGGCGGAGGGGGAAAGAGAGGCCGCTCGCTTAAGAAAAGAACTCGAGGAATTCATCAGCCGGCACCCTTATACCCGGATTGATTACATCGAGTTTCGTGATCCGGAAACCCTGGAGGAAAAGTCCCGGCTCGAGGGAAGAACGCTTCTCGCCCTTGCGGTCTTTGTGGGAAAGGCCCGACTCATAGACAACATCGTTCTGGAATCCTGA
- a CDS encoding DnaJ domain-containing protein, which translates to MFSHKWAKIEEARRLLGLPRETTRAEIRRAYRRLAARYHPDRAGDAEKMRALNEAYRLLMDYCEHYRIELAPNDRGADAAEWWFLHFGEDPVWAGKKGEEG; encoded by the coding sequence ATGTTTTCCCACAAGTGGGCCAAAATCGAGGAGGCGCGGCGTCTCCTGGGATTGCCCCGGGAGACCACCAGGGCCGAGATTCGCAGGGCCTACCGCCGGCTTGCGGCCCGGTATCATCCCGATCGGGCCGGAGACGCCGAGAAGATGAGGGCCCTGAACGAGGCCTATCGCCTCCTTATGGACTACTGTGAGCATTACCGAATCGAGCTGGCTCCCAACGACCGCGGGGCCGACGCCGCGGAGTGGTGGTTTCTCCACTTCGGGGAAGACCCGGTATGGGCCGGGAAAAAGGGCGAGGAGGGGTAG
- a CDS encoding AAA family ATPase: MAVRVALAGKGGTGKTTTAALLVRFLVESGRTPVLAVDADPNANLNELLGLEVETTLGEIKNELRTSVPESMARGDFMEMRVHEALVEAEGYDLLVMGQPEGPGCYCAAHSFLSQALQKLERSYAYMVVDNEAGMEHLSRLNMTEIDHLLVVSDASSRGVLTAARIAALVKPLQLQVSHKWLLVNRAPEEIPEALDKHVREVCAREDLKLLGYLPESERVFELEINQKPLWELSAEDPFLRKAYGLFEKLMATS; the protein is encoded by the coding sequence ATGGCCGTCCGCGTGGCTCTTGCCGGAAAGGGAGGCACGGGAAAGACCACCACCGCCGCGCTTCTGGTGCGGTTTCTGGTGGAGTCCGGACGCACTCCGGTTCTGGCCGTGGATGCGGATCCCAACGCCAACCTGAACGAACTCCTGGGGCTTGAGGTGGAAACCACCCTGGGGGAGATCAAAAACGAACTGCGCACCAGCGTGCCCGAGAGCATGGCCCGGGGGGACTTCATGGAAATGCGGGTCCACGAGGCCCTGGTGGAGGCCGAGGGGTACGATCTCCTGGTGATGGGACAACCCGAGGGGCCGGGATGCTACTGCGCCGCCCATTCCTTTCTTTCTCAGGCCCTGCAGAAACTGGAGCGCAGTTACGCCTACATGGTGGTGGACAACGAGGCCGGCATGGAACACCTCTCCCGCCTCAACATGACCGAAATCGACCACCTCCTGGTGGTCTCGGACGCCTCTTCCCGGGGGGTGCTCACCGCCGCCCGTATCGCCGCCCTGGTGAAACCCCTTCAGCTCCAGGTGAGCCACAAGTGGCTCCTGGTGAACCGGGCCCCCGAGGAAATTCCCGAGGCCCTGGACAAACATGTCCGCGAGGTATGCGCCCGGGAAGACCTCAAACTTCTGGGATACCTTCCGGAAAGCGAAAGGGTCTTCGAACTGGAAATAAATCAGAAACCGCTCTGGGAACTGTCCGCTGAAGACCCCTTCCTGCGAAAGGCCTACGGCCTGTTTGAGAAACTGATGGCCACTTCCTGA
- the cimA gene encoding citramalate synthase, whose product MSRRIEIYDTTLRDGTQAEEFNLSVEDKIRVALKLDELGIDYIEGGWPGSNPKDARFFKEIRDYHLKHARIAAFGSTHHPRKEAHLDENLLALLEAKTPVVTIFGKSWTVHVKEALKTTLERNLEIIEASVRFLRPHVERLFYDAEHFFDGFKDDPDYAVETLRRARGAGADVLVLCDTNGGTLPHEVAEIIREVRKRLGRNLSFGIHAHNDSECAVANSLVAVLEGASQVQGTVNGVGERCGNANLCSIIPNLVLKMGYTCTAGENLSRLTEVSRFVFEVANLPHPRHLPYVGRSAFAHKGGVHVSAILRHPRTYEHINPELVGNIRRVLVSDLSGRSNIVYKARQFGLELSAEDPVVAKIVEEVKKREAEGYEFEAAEASLELLMYRLLGEPREYFELLGYRVLDLRPSREVSPLVEATVVVRVPPGVGEVEHTAAVGNGPVNALDHAIRKALERFYPQLREMKLEDYKVRVLPGIPGTGARVRVLITSRDSEHQWSTVGVSEDILEASCQALVESYTYKLFLDRKRRGGE is encoded by the coding sequence ATGAGCCGCCGCATCGAGATCTACGACACCACCCTCAGGGACGGCACCCAGGCCGAGGAATTCAACCTCTCGGTGGAGGACAAGATCCGGGTGGCCCTGAAGCTCGACGAGCTGGGTATCGATTACATAGAAGGGGGCTGGCCCGGTTCCAATCCCAAGGACGCCCGGTTTTTCAAGGAGATTCGGGACTACCACCTCAAACACGCCCGGATCGCCGCCTTCGGCAGCACCCATCATCCCCGCAAGGAGGCCCATCTGGACGAAAACCTCCTGGCCCTCCTGGAGGCCAAAACCCCGGTGGTCACCATCTTCGGCAAGTCCTGGACCGTACATGTGAAGGAGGCCCTCAAGACCACCCTGGAACGAAATCTCGAGATCATCGAGGCCTCGGTGCGGTTTCTGCGTCCCCATGTGGAAAGGCTCTTTTACGATGCCGAGCACTTTTTCGACGGTTTCAAGGATGATCCGGACTACGCGGTGGAGACCCTCCGCCGGGCCCGCGGGGCCGGAGCCGATGTGCTGGTGCTGTGCGACACCAACGGGGGGACGCTTCCCCACGAGGTGGCCGAGATCATCCGGGAGGTCAGGAAACGGCTGGGTCGCAACCTCTCCTTCGGCATCCACGCCCACAACGATTCGGAATGCGCGGTGGCGAACAGCCTGGTGGCCGTGCTCGAAGGGGCCTCGCAGGTGCAGGGCACCGTAAACGGCGTGGGGGAACGCTGCGGGAACGCCAACCTGTGTTCCATCATCCCCAACCTGGTGCTCAAGATGGGCTACACCTGCACCGCCGGCGAAAACCTCTCCCGGCTCACGGAGGTCTCCCGTTTCGTCTTCGAGGTGGCCAACCTGCCCCACCCCAGACACCTCCCCTATGTGGGGCGCAGTGCCTTCGCCCACAAGGGCGGGGTGCATGTCTCGGCCATACTGCGCCACCCGCGCACCTACGAACACATCAATCCCGAGCTCGTGGGTAACATCCGACGGGTCCTGGTGTCGGACCTTTCCGGGCGCAGTAACATCGTGTACAAGGCCCGCCAGTTCGGACTGGAGCTCTCCGCCGAGGATCCGGTGGTGGCGAAGATCGTGGAGGAGGTCAAAAAACGCGAGGCCGAGGGATACGAGTTTGAGGCGGCGGAGGCCTCGCTGGAGCTTCTCATGTATCGCCTGCTGGGAGAACCCCGGGAATACTTCGAACTGCTGGGTTATCGGGTGCTCGACCTCCGTCCCTCGCGCGAGGTCTCACCCCTGGTGGAGGCCACCGTGGTGGTGCGGGTTCCGCCGGGGGTGGGCGAGGTGGAACACACCGCCGCGGTGGGCAACGGCCCGGTGAACGCCCTGGATCACGCCATCCGCAAGGCCCTGGAGCGTTTCTATCCCCAGCTCCGGGAGATGAAGCTCGAGGACTACAAGGTCCGGGTCCTTCCCGGCATTCCGGGGACCGGGGCCCGGGTGCGGGTCCTCATTACCTCCCGGGATTCCGAACATCAGTGGAGCACCGTGGGGGTGTCGGAGGACATCCTCGAGGCCAGCTGCCAGGCCCTGGTGGAAAGCTACACCTACAAACTCTTTCTGGATCGAAAACGCCGAGGAGGGGAATGA
- a CDS encoding aspartate kinase, translating to MLIVQKFGGTSVGDLERIRKVARRVARARDEGHDLVVVVSAMAGETDRLLSLAHEITPEPSPRELDMLVATGEQVTASLLAITLKSMGYAARAFLGFQIPILTDGLFTRARIQDIRTDRLREALSRGEIAVVAGFQGVTEDGDITTLGRGGSDTTAVALAAALRADLCEIFTDVEGVYTADPRIVSRARKIEKISYEEMLELASAGAKVLEIRAVEFAMIYKVPVHVRSTFSEAPGTIITEEDEDMEKVLVSGVTYNRNEARISLYGVPDVPGVAAKIFGPIAERGILVDMIIQTGRPDGKADLTFTVPRTTLREAVRIVEEVAREIGAEKVESSEDIAKVSIVGAGMRTHAGVASRMFETLARHGVNIMMISTSEIKVSCVIDEKYTELAVRALHEAFGLDQPPQEEK from the coding sequence ATGCTCATCGTGCAGAAGTTCGGAGGTACCTCCGTAGGGGATCTCGAGCGCATTCGGAAGGTGGCCCGCAGGGTGGCCCGGGCCCGGGACGAGGGGCACGATCTGGTGGTGGTGGTCTCGGCCATGGCCGGGGAAACGGATCGTCTTTTATCGCTGGCTCACGAGATCACGCCGGAGCCCTCGCCACGGGAGCTGGACATGCTGGTGGCCACCGGGGAGCAGGTCACCGCTTCGCTTCTGGCCATCACGCTTAAAAGCATGGGTTACGCGGCCCGGGCCTTTCTGGGGTTTCAGATCCCCATTCTCACCGACGGGCTTTTCACCAGGGCCCGTATCCAGGACATCCGCACGGATCGTCTTCGGGAGGCCCTTTCCCGGGGGGAAATAGCGGTGGTGGCCGGCTTCCAGGGGGTAACCGAAGACGGAGACATCACCACCTTGGGACGCGGCGGTTCGGACACCACCGCGGTGGCCCTGGCGGCGGCGCTCAGGGCCGATCTGTGCGAAATCTTCACGGATGTGGAGGGGGTTTACACCGCGGATCCCCGGATCGTGAGCCGGGCCCGCAAGATCGAAAAAATCTCCTACGAGGAGATGCTCGAGCTGGCCAGCGCCGGGGCTAAGGTGCTGGAGATCCGGGCCGTGGAGTTCGCCATGATCTACAAGGTCCCCGTGCATGTCCGCTCCACCTTTTCCGAAGCACCGGGGACCATCATCACCGAGGAGGACGAAGACATGGAGAAGGTCCTGGTTTCAGGGGTTACCTACAATCGCAACGAGGCCCGCATCAGCCTCTACGGCGTGCCGGATGTGCCGGGGGTGGCGGCCAAGATCTTCGGCCCCATCGCCGAACGGGGCATCCTGGTGGACATGATCATCCAGACCGGTCGCCCAGACGGGAAGGCCGATCTCACCTTCACCGTGCCCCGCACCACCCTGCGGGAGGCGGTGAGGATCGTGGAGGAGGTGGCCCGGGAGATCGGGGCCGAAAAGGTGGAAAGCTCCGAGGACATCGCCAAGGTCTCCATCGTGGGGGCGGGGATGCGCACGCACGCCGGAGTGGCCTCCCGGATGTTCGAGACCCTGGCCCGGCACGGCGTGAACATCATGATGATCTCCACCTCGGAGATCAAGGTCTCCTGCGTGATTGACGAGAAGTACACCGAGCTGGCCGTAAGGGCCCTGCACGAGGCCTTCGGACTGGATCAACCACCGCAGGAGGAAAAATGA
- the hypF gene encoding carbamoyltransferase HypF, whose protein sequence is MKTLRLLVRGRVQGVGFRPFLVRLAEESGVSGQARNVPEGVEILVSGPPGALSDFLRELLARRPPLSRIRALSVRALPPQSFSGFAIADSTSGPPSTLVPPDVATCAACLSEVRDPSDRRFGYPFTNCTDCGPRYTVIEALPYDRARTSMREFPMCPDCLREYRNPRSRRFHAEPNACPRCGPGLWICDRRGTRIPVRNLWEFVVRTLREGAIWAIKGLGGFHLVCDAENERVVRLLRRRKRRPTKPFAVMVRDLETAGGIAELSPAETEVLSSPEAPIVLARKARPFPLAEAVAPGLEWVGIMLPYTPLHHLLLSAWPGKALVMTSGNLSEEPLCFENDEALRRLSELADFFLFHDRRIVNPVDDSVVRFCDSRRILIRRARGFVPEPLELPRERTGLLGVGALLKNTFTLTRGGEAFPGPHLGDLEALATLELLRRTLSRYQALLSVEPEVLISDLHPDYLSSRFAEDTASRKGLALLKLQHHAAHAYAALGGRAGGKALALVLDGAGLGADGTIWGGEILFLEGQRYRRVGGISPFPLPGGEAAEREPWRVALALLSGIFGPGEAVRRLRALAPDLPMEAVELVALQTERGLNTPLTSSAGRLFEAAAVLLGLGLRNGYEGELALRLEGLASEIPEEESGGSVSPDTENGRIRGTALIEAVLRDLEAGVPRNLIAFRFHRRLAAALLETVNTWVERLGVREVALSGGCFQNALLLKMVAEGLEARGLEPIFSESVPPNDGGISYGQVVWASLVQAFQGLGP, encoded by the coding sequence ATGAAGACCCTTCGCCTCCTGGTGCGAGGCCGGGTCCAGGGAGTGGGGTTTCGTCCCTTTCTGGTCCGGCTCGCGGAGGAAAGCGGCGTTTCCGGCCAGGCCCGGAATGTGCCCGAAGGGGTGGAGATCCTGGTTTCCGGGCCTCCCGGGGCGCTTTCGGATTTCCTGCGGGAGCTGCTGGCCCGAAGGCCTCCCCTCTCCCGCATCCGGGCCCTATCGGTACGGGCCCTTCCCCCGCAATCCTTCTCCGGGTTTGCCATTGCGGATAGTACCTCCGGCCCCCCCAGCACCCTCGTCCCCCCGGATGTGGCCACCTGTGCGGCGTGTCTTTCCGAGGTGCGCGATCCCTCCGACCGTCGCTTCGGCTACCCCTTCACCAACTGCACCGATTGCGGCCCCCGTTACACCGTGATCGAGGCCCTCCCCTACGACCGGGCCAGAACCTCCATGCGGGAATTCCCCATGTGCCCGGACTGCCTGCGGGAATATCGCAACCCCCGTTCCCGCCGTTTCCATGCCGAACCGAACGCCTGTCCGCGTTGCGGTCCGGGGCTCTGGATCTGTGATCGGCGGGGAACCCGGATTCCGGTGAGAAACCTGTGGGAATTCGTGGTCCGGACCCTGAGGGAGGGAGCGATCTGGGCGATAAAAGGCCTCGGTGGATTTCACCTGGTCTGTGACGCCGAGAACGAACGGGTGGTAAGGCTTCTCCGCAGGCGCAAGCGGCGGCCGACGAAACCCTTTGCGGTTATGGTGCGGGATCTCGAGACGGCCGGAGGGATTGCCGAGCTTTCTCCGGCGGAGACGGAGGTCCTGAGTTCCCCCGAGGCCCCCATCGTGCTGGCCCGAAAGGCCCGGCCTTTTCCCCTGGCCGAGGCCGTGGCTCCGGGACTTGAGTGGGTGGGGATCATGCTTCCTTACACTCCCCTCCATCACCTCCTCCTTTCCGCCTGGCCCGGGAAGGCCCTGGTCATGACCAGCGGCAATCTTTCCGAGGAACCCCTCTGTTTCGAAAACGATGAGGCTCTGCGAAGGCTATCGGAACTGGCGGACTTCTTTCTTTTTCACGACCGCCGGATCGTCAATCCGGTGGACGACTCGGTGGTGCGCTTCTGCGATTCAAGACGCATCCTTATTCGCCGGGCCCGGGGTTTTGTCCCGGAACCCCTGGAACTCCCCCGGGAAAGAACCGGCCTCCTGGGGGTGGGGGCCCTTCTCAAGAACACCTTTACCCTTACCCGGGGTGGTGAAGCCTTCCCCGGTCCGCATCTGGGAGACCTGGAAGCGCTGGCCACCCTGGAACTCTTACGGCGCACGCTCAGTCGTTATCAGGCCCTTCTTTCCGTGGAACCGGAGGTTCTGATCTCCGATCTCCATCCCGACTATCTCTCGTCGCGGTTTGCCGAGGACACGGCGTCCCGAAAAGGCCTGGCTCTCCTGAAGCTTCAGCACCACGCCGCCCACGCCTACGCCGCCCTGGGAGGCCGGGCCGGGGGGAAGGCTCTGGCCCTGGTGCTTGACGGCGCGGGGCTGGGGGCGGATGGGACCATCTGGGGCGGGGAGATCCTTTTCCTGGAAGGGCAGAGGTACCGCCGGGTGGGGGGTATCTCCCCCTTCCCCCTTCCCGGAGGGGAGGCCGCCGAGAGGGAACCCTGGCGGGTGGCCCTGGCCCTCCTTTCCGGAATTTTCGGCCCCGGGGAGGCCGTAAGAAGACTCCGGGCCCTGGCTCCGGATCTTCCGATGGAGGCCGTGGAATTGGTGGCCCTCCAGACGGAAAGGGGCCTTAACACCCCCCTCACCTCCAGCGCCGGAAGGCTCTTTGAGGCCGCGGCCGTGCTCCTGGGGCTCGGTCTGCGAAACGGCTACGAGGGAGAACTGGCCTTAAGGCTCGAAGGGCTGGCCTCGGAGATACCGGAGGAAGAATCCGGAGGTTCCGTGTCGCCGGATACCGAAAATGGCCGCATCCGGGGAACAGCCCTTATCGAGGCGGTGCTCAGGGACCTCGAGGCCGGAGTCCCCCGGAACCTGATAGCCTTCCGCTTTCACCGGAGGCTTGCCGCGGCCCTGCTGGAGACGGTGAACACCTGGGTCGAAAGGCTGGGGGTGAGGGAAGTGGCCCTTTCCGGAGGATGTTTTCAGAACGCCCTTCTCCTTAAGATGGTCGCGGAGGGACTTGAGGCCCGGGGGCTCGAGCCGATCTTTTCCGAATCGGTACCCCCGAACGACGGAGGGATCTCCTACGGTCAGGTGGTCTGGGCCAGTCTAGTCCAGGCGTTCCAGGGCCTCGGCCCATAG
- the rimO gene encoding 30S ribosomal protein S12 methylthiotransferase RimO, with the protein MKVYAVSLGCPKNRTDTEKLLARLVELGAEPVLSPEEADLLLVNTCAFIRPAVRESIDTVLELAEGKRPGQRLAVVGCLVARYREKVREALPEADILCGIEAFRQPEVFLEDSRPLVLKPRGPETIERVLTESPFYAYLKVTEGCRHACSFCSIPRIRGPLRSRPEKDILAEARRLVSQGVREIVLVGQDVSAYGLDRRERTLPGLIKRLLSEVPGSFRLRLLYLYPEGITPELLELFAEESRLAPYADLPVQHAHPEILKRMRRPYRSEELLELMRRFRKARPEIGLRTSVIVGFPGEGEEEFEALLRFLSEARFDHLGAFVFYPEEGTPAARFKPRVPYREAARRRHRVMALQREISRENLQRRVGSEDVVLVTGYDARGRPVGHAGFQAPEVDGHTVVVKGIPVEPGDLVRVRFIRAFTYDLWAEALERLD; encoded by the coding sequence TTGAAGGTCTACGCCGTAAGTCTGGGCTGCCCCAAAAACCGCACCGACACCGAAAAACTCCTGGCCCGGCTTGTGGAACTCGGAGCCGAGCCGGTCCTTTCCCCGGAGGAGGCGGACCTCCTTCTGGTGAACACCTGCGCCTTCATCCGGCCCGCGGTGCGGGAATCCATTGACACCGTGCTGGAACTCGCCGAGGGGAAAAGACCGGGGCAAAGGCTCGCCGTGGTGGGCTGTCTGGTGGCCCGCTACCGGGAGAAGGTGCGGGAGGCCCTTCCCGAAGCGGACATCCTCTGCGGAATCGAGGCCTTCAGACAACCGGAGGTGTTCCTGGAGGACTCCCGGCCATTGGTGCTCAAACCTCGAGGCCCCGAGACCATCGAACGGGTGCTAACGGAAAGCCCCTTCTACGCCTACCTCAAGGTCACCGAGGGTTGCCGACACGCCTGCTCTTTTTGTTCCATACCGCGCATAAGAGGTCCCCTGCGAAGCCGCCCCGAGAAAGACATACTTGCGGAGGCCCGGCGGCTCGTCTCTCAAGGGGTGCGCGAGATCGTCCTGGTGGGACAGGATGTCTCCGCCTACGGCCTTGACCGGAGAGAAAGAACGCTTCCAGGGCTCATAAAGCGCCTTCTTTCGGAAGTGCCCGGTTCCTTTAGGCTACGCCTCCTCTATCTATATCCCGAAGGGATAACCCCGGAACTTCTTGAGCTCTTTGCGGAGGAGTCCCGCCTGGCCCCCTACGCGGACCTCCCCGTGCAGCACGCCCACCCCGAGATCTTAAAAAGAATGCGTCGACCTTACCGATCCGAGGAGCTCCTCGAGCTTATGAGACGGTTCCGTAAGGCCCGTCCGGAAATCGGCCTACGCACTTCGGTCATCGTGGGTTTCCCGGGGGAGGGCGAGGAGGAGTTCGAGGCCCTGCTTCGCTTCCTTTCCGAGGCCCGGTTCGACCACCTGGGAGCCTTCGTCTTTTACCCCGAGGAGGGTACCCCGGCCGCACGGTTTAAGCCCCGGGTGCCCTACCGCGAGGCGGCAAGGCGGCGGCACCGGGTTATGGCCCTCCAGCGGGAGATCTCCCGCGAAAACCTCCAAAGGCGGGTGGGAAGCGAGGATGTAGTGCTGGTTACCGGATACGACGCGCGGGGGCGGCCCGTGGGCCACGCCGGTTTCCAGGCCCCGGAGGTGGACGGGCACACCGTGGTGGTAAAGGGAATCCCGGTGGAACCCGGCGATCTGGTACGGGTGCGTTTTATCCGTGCTTTTACCTACGACCTATGGGCCGAGGCCCTGGAACGCCTGGACTAG